In Chthonomonadales bacterium, the genomic window TACTGCTCACTCCCTGTTGCTTGGCGACCGCCCGGCCGGCGAGCGGCCTTGCGGCTCCCGGCGCGCCCTCAGCGGGAGAGCGCGCTCCACAGCAGCGCGCGGAGGCCCTCGCTCGCCCGCGCAAGGCGGCCGCTCGGCGCCAGGCGCTGCCCCGGCCGCTCCCGCGCCAGAAGGCTCTCGTAGATACGCTCCACCTTGCGCGCGGTCTGCTGGATGGTGAAGCGCTCCTCCACTCGCTCCCTGCCGCGCCGCCCCATGGCGCGCGCCGCATGCGGGTCGGCCAGCAGGCGCTCCATCGCCCCGGCCATCGCCTCCGCGTCGCCCATCGGCACCAGCAGGCCCGTCACGCCGTCCTCCACGATCTCGGGAACGCCGCCGCCGCGCGTGGCCACCACCGGCTTGCCCGCCGCCATCCCCTCCACCACCACCTGCCCGAACGGCTCCCCCGTGGTGGAGGCGTGCACGAGGAGGTCCAGACCGCCCACCAACTCCGGCACATCGTCGCGGTGGCCGGTGAACTCCACGCACTCCTCCAGCCCCAGCGTTCGCGCCAGCTCGCGCACCTCCCGCTCGTAGGTCCGCTCCTCGAAGAGCGCTCCTCCTATAACCAGAAAGCGCGCGCCGGGGAAGCGCTTGCGCACCCGCGCCGCAGAGCGTAGGAAGACGTGCTGCCCCTTCCACGGGCTGATGCGCCCCACGAGGCCGACGCGCGGACCGCCTCGCGATGAGCCGGCGCCGGCGAATGCCTCAAGCCAGACACCGTCGTGCACCACGTGCCAGGTCCCGCCACTGCTGACCGTCGAACGTCCATCCATGGCAACGCCGCTGTAGACCGTCGCGGCCCGCTTGGTCTTCGGGGGCCGGATGGTGCCGAGTGTCGCGGTTGAGTTCGCCACCACGCAGTCTGGCAAGGCCCGGCACAGCCAGCGAAACACCCGCACGACCGGGCCGGGCAGGTAGTCGGAATCGATCCGATCACGGACGTGCCACAGAACCGGCGTCCGCGCGAGCTTCGCGGCGACCCCGCCGACAATATCTGCCTTGAGCGAGTTGGTGTGGACCAGGTCGATGCCGTGCTCGCGGATGAAGCGCGCCACCTGACGAACGCACCGAAGCGTCTGGAGCGCATCCCGGCCACGGAGGAGCGAGCGCGCCCCCAGCGTGTCCTTGCGCGTGTTCACCAC contains:
- a CDS encoding glycosyltransferase, which translates into the protein MPSAVASVCPAEARDARRLSSGRRQSNAPARVLYMDHTATMGGGEVALLNLVRYLDRERYCPVVLLFSEGALRRALEEAGVETHLMPLAASVVNTRKDTLGARSLLRGRDALQTLRCVRQVARFIREHGIDLVHTNSLKADIVGGVAAKLARTPVLWHVRDRIDSDYLPGPVVRVFRWLCRALPDCVVANSTATLGTIRPPKTKRAATVYSGVAMDGRSTVSSGGTWHVVHDGVWLEAFAGAGSSRGGPRVGLVGRISPWKGQHVFLRSAARVRKRFPGARFLVIGGALFEERTYEREVRELARTLGLEECVEFTGHRDDVPELVGGLDLLVHASTTGEPFGQVVVEGMAAGKPVVATRGGGVPEIVEDGVTGLLVPMGDAEAMAGAMERLLADPHAARAMGRRGRERVEERFTIQQTARKVERIYESLLARERPGQRLAPSGRLARASEGLRALLWSALSR